From the genome of Geminocystis herdmanii PCC 6308, one region includes:
- a CDS encoding peptide ABC transporter substrate-binding protein → MTYSSFIKYISLVIASFSLISCNSSPNPDASSSMAENDKLLKMIYWQAPTILNPHLSTGFKDAEASRITLEPLATFNPDSELIPVLASEIPTVENGGIAKDGKSIEWKLRQDVKWSDGQPFTAKDVVFTYEFITNPKVGSVNAKEYLNVEKVEALDDYTVKVTFKEVNPAWFSVFVGSAGMILPSHLYSEYNGENARSAPYNLIPIGTGAYSVVQFKPGDSVIYQKNPHYRQPEKLSFDSVEIKGGGDATSAARAVLQTAEADFAYNIQVESNILQDLIKGGKGNIVTNFGSNSERVLLNYTDPNRATSEGEKSSLQFPHPFLSDSNVRQALALAIDKNTIVTQLYGTTGKPTNNFLLAPPNYVSDTPFPEYNMEKAKELLDNAGWKDSNGDGIRDKNGVEMKVVFQTTVNPLRQKTQEIIKQSWQSLGVAVELKTIDASVFFSSDPSNTDTVERFSADVQMFTTGNGNPDPTPYFQVYTCDNIPQKSNNWSGNNYSRYCNQEFDRLLTTVTTELNPEKRATIFKQLNDLLIKDTAVVPIVHRGDTVAVSNNLQGVELTPWDLKTWNIADWNK, encoded by the coding sequence TTCATCAAATACATTTCCCTCGTTATTGCCAGTTTTAGTTTAATTAGTTGCAATTCTTCCCCGAATCCTGATGCTTCGAGTTCCATGGCAGAGAATGATAAACTATTAAAAATGATCTATTGGCAAGCACCCACTATTTTAAATCCTCACCTCTCCACAGGATTTAAAGACGCAGAAGCTAGTAGAATTACCCTTGAGCCTTTAGCAACCTTTAACCCCGACAGTGAATTAATACCAGTATTAGCCTCAGAAATTCCTACTGTAGAAAATGGCGGTATTGCTAAAGATGGAAAGTCGATCGAATGGAAGTTACGGCAGGATGTAAAATGGTCAGATGGACAACCCTTTACAGCTAAAGACGTGGTATTCACCTATGAATTTATCACCAATCCGAAAGTAGGCAGTGTCAATGCCAAAGAATATCTCAATGTGGAAAAAGTAGAAGCCTTAGACGACTATACCGTTAAAGTGACTTTCAAAGAAGTAAATCCTGCTTGGTTTTCCGTGTTTGTGGGCAGTGCGGGGATGATTTTACCCAGTCACCTTTATAGTGAGTATAACGGAGAAAATGCTCGATCAGCTCCATATAATCTTATCCCCATTGGCACAGGTGCTTATAGTGTGGTGCAATTTAAACCGGGAGATTCTGTCATCTATCAAAAAAATCCCCATTATCGTCAACCCGAAAAACTCAGTTTCGACAGTGTGGAAATTAAAGGAGGAGGAGATGCTACTTCCGCCGCTAGGGCAGTTTTACAAACCGCAGAAGCAGATTTTGCCTATAACATACAAGTAGAATCTAATATTTTGCAAGATTTAATTAAGGGAGGAAAGGGTAATATAGTTACTAATTTCGGTTCTAATAGTGAAAGGGTATTATTAAACTATACTGATCCTAATCGTGCCACATCGGAGGGAGAAAAATCAAGTTTACAGTTTCCTCATCCTTTTCTCAGTGATAGTAATGTGAGACAAGCCTTAGCTTTAGCCATCGATAAAAATACGATCGTAACCCAACTTTATGGTACAACAGGAAAACCCACCAATAACTTTTTACTTGCACCGCCTAACTACGTTTCTGATACTCCCTTCCCTGAATACAACATGGAAAAAGCCAAGGAATTATTAGATAATGCAGGATGGAAAGACAGTAACGGTGATGGCATTCGAGATAAAAACGGTGTGGAAATGAAGGTTGTTTTTCAAACTACCGTTAACCCTTTACGGCAAAAAACCCAAGAAATCATTAAACAGAGTTGGCAATCTTTAGGGGTTGCTGTAGAATTAAAGACGATCGATGCTAGTGTCTTCTTTTCTAGTGATCCTAGTAATACCGACACCGTAGAACGTTTTTCGGCGGACGTTCAAATGTTTACGACTGGTAACGGTAATCCCGATCCGACTCCCTACTTTCAAGTCTATACTTGTGATAATATACCCCAAAAGAGCAATAATTGGTCTGGAAATAACTACTCTCGTTATTGTAACCAAGAGTTCGATCGACTTTTAACGACTGTCACCACAGAATTAAACCCCGAAAAGAGGGCAACTATTTTTAAACAACTAAACGATTTACTGATTAAAGATACAGCAGTAGTTCCGATCGTACATAGAGGAGATACCGTAGCCGTTAGCAATAATTTACAGGGAGTAGAATTAACCCCTTGGGATTTAAAAACATGGAATATTGCTGACTGGAATAAATAA